In Deinococcus maricopensis DSM 21211, one genomic interval encodes:
- a CDS encoding BON domain-containing protein, translating to MTNRRDDRYMQGYQHDRRDERYLISTGQDGRQMGMQGGGYGQDRQMMGMGERAHDQMSQGRGMDMPQGGYAQQGGYGRDDMRERYDERSMRGGMGMSGSEAYGYGRDDRQMGSDSLHGSGMYQRNTGYRDDRSFAYGQSNLGMGTDRDMNPSRMSGRMGGGGGYSSHDGFYSSIGDDRQMGSQDGRQMGMQGGGYGMGGYGQDRQTGMSSMGGMGMSGISHRGKGPKGYQRSDDRIREMVSDALEDDHGIDASDIEVMVQNGEVTLTGTVTDRQQKRMAEDCAERVRGVRDVHNQIRVQQQGMSQMGSMGQSGGLQGSMTMGGQSSQGGMSTDNRHDDTGSNSTGVTSGVGTTTEPSTTTATTTGSHRS from the coding sequence ATGACCAACCGACGCGATGACCGCTACATGCAGGGCTACCAGCACGACCGCCGCGACGAGCGGTACCTCATCAGCACCGGCCAGGACGGGCGGCAGATGGGCATGCAAGGCGGCGGGTACGGCCAGGACCGCCAGATGATGGGCATGGGCGAGCGCGCCCACGACCAGATGAGCCAGGGCCGCGGCATGGACATGCCCCAGGGCGGCTATGCCCAGCAGGGCGGGTACGGCCGCGACGACATGCGTGAGCGCTACGACGAACGCAGCATGCGCGGCGGCATGGGCATGAGCGGCAGCGAAGCCTACGGCTACGGCCGCGACGACCGCCAGATGGGGAGCGACAGCCTGCACGGCAGCGGCATGTACCAGCGCAACACCGGCTACCGCGACGACCGCAGCTTCGCCTACGGCCAGAGCAACCTCGGCATGGGCACCGACCGCGACATGAACCCCAGCCGAATGTCGGGCCGCATGGGCGGCGGCGGCGGCTACAGCAGCCACGACGGCTTCTATTCCAGCATCGGCGACGACCGCCAGATGGGCAGCCAGGACGGACGGCAGATGGGCATGCAGGGCGGCGGGTACGGCATGGGCGGCTACGGCCAGGACCGCCAGACGGGCATGAGCAGCATGGGCGGTATGGGCATGAGCGGCATCAGCCACCGCGGCAAAGGCCCCAAAGGCTACCAGCGCAGCGACGACCGCATCCGCGAAATGGTCAGCGACGCCCTCGAAGACGACCACGGCATCGACGCCAGCGACATCGAGGTCATGGTCCAGAACGGCGAGGTGACCCTCACCGGCACCGTCACCGACCGCCAGCAGAAACGCATGGCCGAAGACTGCGCCGAACGCGTCCGCGGCGTCCGCGACGTCCACAACCAGATCCGCGTCCAGCAGCAGGGCATGAGCCAGATGGGCAGCATGGGCCAATCCGGCGGGCTGCAGGGCAGCATGACCATGGGCGGCCAGAGCAGCCAGGGCGGCATGAGCACCGACAACCGCCACGACGACACCGGCAGCAACAG
- a CDS encoding type I phosphomannose isomerase catalytic subunit, translating into MTNLYQLEAAYHERVWGGQRLRAQPHGTPIGEAWVVAEGGRVAGTDRTVADFARDEGAAFLGSDVAARYGARFPLLIKLLDCADWLSVQVHPDDEQAARLVGEGAFGKTEAWHFLEVAPGARILAGVREGTSPAALADAIRSGTVLDVAQAVDVRAGDSVFIPAGTLHALGPGMLLYEVQQTSDTTYRVYDWDRPASAGRALHVEESVAVTDAAARAQVTPTPGDAPGVHTVVTCPYFTLDVLRVPAAGQSEDTRGRSFHALTVTSGEVEVRAHGETVTLRRLETVLVAGGAGAYTLRALDGTAEVLRAFVPTAC; encoded by the coding sequence ATGACGAACCTGTACCAGCTGGAAGCGGCGTACCACGAACGCGTGTGGGGCGGGCAGCGCCTGCGCGCGCAACCACACGGCACACCCATCGGGGAGGCGTGGGTGGTGGCCGAGGGCGGACGCGTGGCCGGCACGGACCGGACCGTCGCGGACTTCGCGCGCGACGAAGGCGCGGCGTTCCTCGGGTCGGACGTGGCCGCGCGGTACGGCGCGCGGTTCCCGCTGCTGATCAAGCTGCTGGACTGCGCGGACTGGCTGTCCGTGCAGGTCCACCCGGACGACGAGCAGGCGGCGCGTCTGGTGGGCGAGGGGGCGTTCGGGAAGACCGAGGCGTGGCACTTCCTGGAGGTCGCGCCGGGCGCGCGCATTCTCGCGGGCGTGCGGGAGGGAACCAGCCCGGCGGCGCTCGCGGACGCCATTCGGTCGGGGACGGTGCTGGACGTCGCGCAGGCCGTGGACGTGCGGGCCGGCGACTCGGTGTTCATCCCGGCGGGCACGCTGCACGCGCTCGGGCCGGGCATGCTGCTGTACGAGGTGCAGCAGACGTCAGACACGACGTACCGCGTGTACGACTGGGATCGCCCGGCGAGCGCGGGGCGGGCGCTGCACGTGGAGGAGTCCGTGGCGGTCACGGACGCGGCGGCGCGCGCGCAGGTGACGCCCACCCCGGGGGACGCGCCGGGCGTTCACACGGTCGTGACCTGCCCGTACTTCACGCTGGACGTGCTGCGCGTCCCGGCTGCCGGGCAGTCCGAGGATACGCGCGGCCGCAGCTTCCACGCGCTCACGGTCACGAGCGGCGAGGTGGAGGTGCGCGCGCACGGGGAGACCGTGACGCTGCGCCGCCTGGAGACGGTGCTGGTGGCGGGCGGGGCGGGCGCGTATACGCTGCGCGCGCTGGACGGGACTGCGGAGGTCCTGCGGGCGTTCGTGCCCACGGCCTGCTGA
- a CDS encoding DUF99 family protein: protein MTRALTHAIAFDDAPFPPEHRGDVRIIGTVYAHTHLHAVLSGRVRRDGANATRELTRLVNGTPQRAHLHLILLQGVALAGFNVIDAPALSAATGLPVLIVARRAPRLERVRDALLTHVPGGPRKWRLIEALGPMEPCAGAYVQRVGLTLAEADGALRALTVHGHIPEPLRAAHLIAGGVTTGHSRGRT, encoded by the coding sequence ATGACCCGCGCCCTCACGCACGCGATCGCGTTCGACGACGCGCCGTTCCCGCCCGAACACCGCGGCGACGTCCGCATCATCGGGACGGTGTACGCGCACACGCACCTGCACGCCGTCCTGAGCGGCCGCGTCCGCCGCGACGGCGCGAACGCCACCCGCGAACTCACGCGCCTCGTGAACGGCACGCCTCAGCGCGCGCACCTGCACCTGATCCTGCTGCAGGGCGTGGCCCTCGCCGGATTCAACGTCATTGACGCGCCCGCCCTGAGCGCCGCGACGGGCCTGCCCGTGCTCATCGTCGCGCGCCGCGCGCCCCGCCTGGAACGCGTGCGCGACGCGCTGCTCACGCACGTGCCCGGTGGGCCGCGCAAGTGGCGCCTGATCGAGGCGCTCGGGCCGATGGAGCCGTGCGCCGGCGCGTACGTGCAGCGCGTCGGCCTGACCCTGGCCGAAGCGGACGGCGCCCTGCGGGCCCTGACCGTGCACGGGCACATTCCGGAGCCGCTGCGCGCCGCGCACCTGATCGCGGGCGGGGTCACGACCGGCCACTCCCGCGGCCGCACCTGA
- a CDS encoding 2-oxoglutarate dehydrogenase E1 component encodes MDDSQHSTVMSGGNAAFVESLYEAYLSDPQSVDAEWRTYFDELRGGARDTPHTPVQQAFLEIGRRRAPVVVQASGGVNAAQQAAGALITAYRVYGHISANTNPLKWRGLPVVPELTPEYYGLTSADLNERVQDGHFKGTLGEVIDQLRRTYCGAIGFEYNYLPSREREWFQERVERNKGRGAFTGPERQRIMAKLNAAEGLETYLHKRYVGQKRFSLEGSEAFIPLMDRLIQRGGELGVKETVIGMAHRGRLNVLVNIFGKKPADLFAEFEGKKVLSDDPDIAGDVKYHMGFSSDVRTPGGPMHLALAFNPSHLEIVSPVVHGSVRARQDRRGDTERRQVLPITVHGDAAVSGQGVVMETLNLSRLRGFTTGGAVRIVINNQIGFTISDPRDTRSSRYCTDVAKIANAPVLHVNGDDPEAVVFAGDLALEYRQTFGKDVFIDLISYRRHGHNEGDDPTMTQPIMYREIKDHTTTRALYAAQLEREGVLPAGEGDAMVSRFRDRLDAGDTVVEEMENLEQSKLAADWRAYKNTHWTEDAPTGVSEETLTQLGAKLASVPEGFKLHRVIERVLKTRGDMASGNTPLDWGMGEMLAYATLLVEGYHVRLVGQDSGRGTFVHRHAVLHDQAAQDPMNEEYMALGHLAPEQGRVEVIDSTLSEEAVMAYEYGYSTSEPLALVAWEAQFGDFANGAQAVIDQFISAGENKWQRLSGLTLLLPHGYEGAGPEHSSARLERYLQLCAQGNMQVVVPSSAAQIFHLLRRQVVRPYRKPLIVMTPKSLLRNKLAASPLSELTHGSFRDVIGDDTVTGARRVIISSGKLHWELFEARNEAGLDNVALIRLEQLYPFPADALRAELAQHPSAQVVWAQEEPRNQGAWLMIQDDLRGVLADGQTLTVASRPRSASTAVGYMHRHVQEQKALIQAALGAREPQAAQEAVTTAIKNAQAQS; translated from the coding sequence ATGGACGATTCCCAGCACAGCACGGTGATGTCCGGCGGGAACGCCGCTTTCGTGGAGTCGCTCTACGAAGCGTACCTGTCTGACCCCCAGAGCGTGGACGCCGAGTGGCGCACGTATTTCGACGAGTTGAGAGGCGGCGCGCGCGACACGCCGCACACCCCTGTTCAGCAGGCCTTCCTGGAGATCGGTCGCCGCCGCGCGCCCGTCGTGGTGCAGGCCTCCGGCGGCGTGAACGCCGCGCAGCAAGCCGCGGGCGCGCTGATCACGGCGTACCGCGTGTACGGCCACATCAGCGCGAACACCAACCCCCTGAAATGGCGCGGCCTGCCGGTCGTGCCGGAACTCACCCCCGAGTACTACGGCCTGACGAGCGCCGACCTGAATGAACGCGTTCAGGACGGGCACTTCAAGGGCACGCTCGGTGAGGTCATCGATCAGCTGCGCCGCACGTACTGCGGCGCGATCGGCTTCGAGTACAACTACCTGCCTTCCCGCGAGCGCGAGTGGTTCCAGGAGCGCGTGGAGCGCAACAAGGGCCGTGGGGCGTTCACGGGGCCGGAGCGGCAGCGCATCATGGCGAAGCTGAATGCCGCCGAGGGCCTGGAAACGTACCTGCACAAGCGCTACGTCGGGCAGAAGCGCTTTTCGCTGGAGGGCAGCGAGGCGTTCATTCCGCTGATGGACCGCCTGATTCAGCGCGGCGGCGAACTCGGCGTGAAAGAAACCGTCATCGGCATGGCGCACCGTGGGCGCCTGAACGTGCTGGTCAACATCTTCGGCAAGAAACCCGCGGACCTGTTCGCGGAGTTCGAAGGCAAGAAGGTCCTCAGCGACGATCCGGACATCGCCGGCGACGTGAAGTACCACATGGGCTTCAGCAGTGACGTGCGCACGCCCGGCGGGCCCATGCACCTCGCGCTGGCGTTCAACCCGTCGCACCTCGAGATCGTCTCGCCGGTCGTGCACGGCAGCGTCCGCGCACGCCAGGACCGCCGCGGCGACACGGAGCGCCGTCAGGTGCTGCCCATCACCGTGCACGGCGACGCGGCCGTGAGCGGCCAGGGCGTCGTCATGGAAACGCTGAACCTGTCGCGCCTGCGCGGCTTCACGACGGGCGGCGCGGTGCGCATCGTCATCAACAACCAGATCGGCTTCACCATCAGCGACCCGCGCGACACCCGCAGCAGCCGCTACTGCACGGACGTCGCGAAGATCGCGAACGCGCCGGTGCTGCACGTAAACGGCGACGACCCCGAAGCGGTCGTGTTCGCCGGGGACCTCGCGCTGGAGTACCGCCAGACGTTCGGCAAGGACGTGTTCATCGACCTGATCAGCTACCGCCGTCACGGGCACAACGAGGGCGACGACCCCACCATGACGCAGCCGATCATGTACCGCGAGATCAAGGACCACACGACCACGCGCGCGCTGTACGCCGCGCAACTGGAACGCGAGGGGGTCCTGCCGGCCGGTGAAGGCGACGCGATGGTGTCGCGCTTCCGTGACCGCCTCGACGCGGGCGACACCGTCGTCGAGGAAATGGAGAACCTCGAGCAGAGCAAGCTCGCCGCGGACTGGCGCGCGTACAAGAACACGCACTGGACCGAGGACGCCCCCACCGGCGTGAGCGAGGAGACGCTCACGCAGCTCGGCGCGAAGCTCGCCAGCGTGCCCGAAGGCTTCAAGCTGCACCGCGTGATCGAACGCGTTCTGAAGACGCGCGGCGACATGGCGAGCGGCAACACCCCGCTCGACTGGGGCATGGGCGAAATGCTCGCGTACGCCACGCTGCTCGTCGAGGGGTACCACGTGCGCCTCGTCGGTCAGGACTCCGGCCGTGGGACGTTCGTGCACCGCCACGCCGTCCTGCACGATCAGGCCGCGCAGGACCCCATGAACGAGGAGTACATGGCGCTCGGGCACCTCGCGCCCGAGCAGGGCCGCGTCGAGGTCATCGACAGCACCCTGTCCGAGGAAGCCGTCATGGCGTACGAGTACGGGTACAGCACCAGCGAACCGCTCGCGCTCGTCGCGTGGGAAGCGCAGTTCGGCGACTTCGCGAACGGTGCGCAGGCCGTCATCGACCAGTTCATCAGCGCCGGCGAGAACAAGTGGCAGCGCCTCAGCGGCCTGACGCTGCTCCTCCCGCACGGGTACGAGGGTGCCGGCCCGGAGCACAGCAGCGCCCGCCTGGAGCGCTACCTGCAGCTGTGCGCGCAGGGCAACATGCAGGTGGTCGTGCCGAGCAGCGCCGCGCAGATCTTCCACCTGCTGCGCCGTCAGGTTGTCCGCCCGTACCGCAAGCCCCTGATCGTCATGACACCCAAGAGCCTGCTGCGCAACAAGCTCGCGGCGAGCCCCCTGTCGGAGCTCACGCACGGTAGCTTCCGCGACGTGATCGGCGACGACACCGTGACCGGCGCGCGACGCGTGATCATCAGCAGCGGCAAGCTGCACTGGGAACTGTTCGAGGCGCGCAACGAAGCGGGCCTGGACAACGTCGCCCTGATCCGCCTGGAGCAGCTGTACCCCTTCCCCGCCGACGCGCTGCGCGCGGAACTCGCGCAGCACCCGAGCGCGCAGGTCGTGTGGGCGCAGGAGGAACCCCGCAACCAGGGCGCGTGGCTGATGATTCAGGATGACCTGCGCGGCGTCCTCGCCGACGGCCAGACCCTCACGGTCGCGTCGCGTCCGCGCAGCGCCAGCACCGCCGTCGGATACATGCACCGCCACGTGCAGGAGCAGAAGGCCCTGATTCAGGCGGCGCTCGGCGCGCGTGAACCGCAGGCCGCTCAGGAAGCCGTCACGACCGCCATCAAGAACGCGCAAGCCCAAAGCTGA
- the odhB gene encoding 2-oxoglutarate dehydrogenase complex dihydrolipoyllysine-residue succinyltransferase has protein sequence MPVDIKVPVFAESVSEGTLLTWHKKPGDAVKRDEVIAEIETDKVVLEVTVPQDGVLVSALKNEGDTVLSEEVLGVIGEAGAAQATPAASVDADRTGGPVASAESGSAVATAASNDALSPAVRKIVAEHNLDAGSIPATGPKGNITKADAAAVAAQGGLTYQGPQAAAQPASMPSAPTHTAPATPAPAVSVPQGERPEQRVPMTRIRQRIAERLKDVQNTAAILTTFNEVNMKPAMDLRKKYQDQFVAKHGTKLGFMSLFVRAATEALKQFPVVNASVEGKDIIYHGYYDLGIAVASDRGLVVPVLRDTDHMSLADIEKAIAGFAQKAKAGKLTMDDMSGGTFSITNGGTFGSMMSTPIINQPQSAILGMHNIIERPIAQNGQVVIAPMMYIALSYDHRIIDGKEAVQFLVTIKNLLEDPARMLLDI, from the coding sequence ATGCCCGTAGACATCAAAGTGCCCGTGTTCGCCGAATCCGTCAGCGAAGGGACCCTGCTCACTTGGCACAAGAAGCCCGGCGACGCCGTGAAGCGCGATGAGGTCATCGCGGAAATCGAGACGGACAAGGTCGTCCTCGAAGTGACCGTCCCGCAGGACGGCGTGCTCGTCAGCGCCCTGAAGAACGAAGGCGACACCGTTCTCAGCGAGGAAGTGCTCGGCGTGATCGGCGAGGCGGGTGCCGCCCAGGCGACGCCGGCCGCGAGTGTGGACGCGGACCGCACGGGCGGCCCGGTCGCCAGTGCCGAGAGCGGCAGCGCGGTCGCGACGGCCGCGTCGAACGACGCGCTGTCCCCGGCCGTGCGCAAGATCGTCGCCGAGCACAACCTCGACGCCGGCAGCATCCCCGCGACCGGCCCGAAAGGCAACATCACGAAGGCTGACGCGGCCGCGGTCGCCGCGCAGGGCGGCCTGACGTACCAGGGCCCGCAGGCGGCGGCGCAGCCCGCCAGCATGCCCAGCGCGCCCACGCACACCGCCCCGGCGACGCCCGCCCCGGCTGTCAGCGTCCCGCAAGGCGAGCGCCCGGAGCAGCGCGTCCCCATGACGCGCATCCGCCAGCGCATCGCGGAACGCCTGAAGGACGTGCAGAACACCGCCGCGATCCTCACGACGTTCAACGAAGTGAACATGAAACCCGCGATGGACCTGCGCAAGAAGTACCAGGACCAGTTTGTCGCGAAGCACGGCACGAAACTCGGCTTCATGAGCCTGTTCGTGCGCGCCGCCACCGAGGCGCTCAAGCAGTTCCCGGTCGTCAACGCCAGCGTTGAAGGCAAGGACATCATCTACCACGGGTACTACGATCTCGGCATCGCTGTCGCGTCCGACCGTGGCCTGGTGGTGCCGGTCCTGCGCGACACGGACCACATGAGCCTCGCGGACATCGAGAAGGCCATCGCGGGCTTCGCGCAGAAGGCCAAGGCCGGCAAGCTCACCATGGACGACATGAGCGGCGGCACGTTCAGCATCACCAACGGCGGCACCTTCGGCTCCATGATGAGCACGCCCATCATCAACCAGCCGCAGAGCGCCATTCTCGGGATGCACAACATCATCGAGCGGCCCATCGCGCAGAACGGCCAGGTCGTCATCGCGCCGATGATGTACATCGCGCTCAGCTACGACCACCGCATCATCGACGGGAAGGAAGCCGTGCAGTTCCTGGTGACCATCAAGAACCTGCTGGAAGACCCCGCCCGCATGCTGCTCGACATCTGA
- a CDS encoding DUF2268 domain-containing putative Zn-dependent protease (predicted Zn-dependent protease with a strongly conserved HExxH motif) — protein MPNALHLMNAGGLLEAPLEAALRAAATEALHRHAEHLALDGVDVAMYVSERTIPETGVLGYAPFGHYVEVMLSPDNANFERLWRTEVPATLAHELHHARRWRGPGYGHTLLEALVSEGLAQHHEATERGHAPMYACIHADLESLWAQAQEGLHRPHDHAAWFFGTAHLPRWAGYALGYELVRRYFQQHGGNAVTHVDAPAGRFSACWA, from the coding sequence ATGCCGAACGCCCTCCACCTCATGAACGCTGGCGGCCTGCTGGAGGCGCCCCTGGAAGCGGCGCTGCGCGCCGCCGCGACCGAGGCGCTGCACCGACACGCCGAGCACCTCGCCCTTGACGGCGTGGACGTCGCCATGTACGTCAGTGAGCGGACGATTCCCGAGACGGGCGTACTCGGGTACGCCCCCTTTGGTCATTACGTGGAGGTCATGCTCTCCCCCGACAACGCCAACTTCGAGCGCCTCTGGCGCACCGAGGTGCCGGCGACCCTCGCGCACGAACTGCATCATGCGCGGCGCTGGCGCGGCCCCGGGTACGGTCACACCCTCCTGGAGGCGCTGGTGTCCGAAGGACTCGCGCAGCACCACGAAGCCACCGAACGCGGCCACGCGCCCATGTACGCCTGCATCCACGCGGACCTCGAATCCCTGTGGGCGCAGGCGCAGGAAGGCCTGCACCGCCCCCATGACCATGCCGCCTGGTTCTTCGGGACGGCGCACCTCCCCCGCTGGGCCGGGTACGCGCTCGGGTACGAGCTGGTGCGCCGCTACTTCCAGCAGCACGGCGGGAACGCCGTCACGCACGTGGACGCTCCCGCCGGACGCTTCAGTGCCTGCTGGGCTTAG
- the pyrE gene encoding orotate phosphoribosyltransferase, with the protein MDVLSLYREAGALHEGHFLLASGRHSPMFLQSTTVMQYPKFTEQFGRGLADALRAAGVTPDFVIGPAMGGVTLAYEVARHLDTRAIFAEKDGQGGMKIREAFTVKPGETFVAVEDVLTTGGSVLKAVRAAEAYGARCLAIACIVDRRQEEGPLQSYPLVPLTRLYFETYEPGHLPAWLAERPLQEI; encoded by the coding sequence ATGGACGTTCTTTCGCTGTACCGGGAGGCGGGCGCGCTGCACGAGGGGCATTTCCTGCTCGCGTCGGGCCGTCACTCGCCAATGTTCCTGCAATCCACGACCGTCATGCAGTACCCGAAGTTCACGGAGCAGTTCGGGCGCGGCCTCGCGGACGCGCTGCGCGCTGCGGGCGTCACGCCGGACTTCGTGATCGGCCCGGCCATGGGCGGCGTGACCCTCGCGTACGAGGTGGCCCGCCACCTGGACACCCGCGCGATCTTCGCGGAGAAGGACGGGCAGGGCGGCATGAAGATCCGTGAGGCGTTCACCGTGAAGCCCGGGGAGACGTTCGTGGCCGTGGAGGACGTCCTGACGACGGGCGGGAGCGTCCTGAAGGCCGTGCGGGCCGCCGAGGCGTATGGCGCGCGGTGCCTGGCGATTGCCTGCATCGTGGACCGCCGCCAGGAGGAAGGGCCGCTGCAGTCGTACCCGCTGGTGCCGCTGACGCGCCTGTACTTCGAGACGTACGAGCCGGGTCATCTGCCGGCGTGGCTGGCTGAGCGGCCCCTTCAGGAGATCTAA
- the lpdA gene encoding dihydrolipoyl dehydrogenase produces the protein MDAFDVLVIGGGPAGYVAAIRAAQLGFKTACVDAFERNGKASLGGTCLNVGCIPSKAMLDSSEKFEMITHEADEHGIVVDGARVDLNKMLARKDAVVDKLTGGIQFLFKKNKIKSYHGYGRLVRREGDAWIVDAAGEEVSAKNVIVATGSNPRALPLAPFGGHIVENSGALALTEVPQRLGVIGAGVIGVELGSVWRRLGAQVTVLEALPGFLLPADDAVSKEALKHLKKQGLDFHFSVNVKDVQQSDAGVTVTYEENGQSVTAQFDKLIVSIGRVPNTQGLGAQDVGLTLDERGFVKIDDHYRTNLPGVYAIGDVVGGAMLAHKAEDEGVAVAEIIAGQAGHVNYDAIPWVIYTSPEIAWVGLTEQGAKAQGLEVRTGQFPFAANGRALGHNDSRGFVKVVADAKSDKILGVHMVGPNVSELIAEAVSVMEFGGSAEDLARTVHAHPTLSEAVKEAALAVDKRALHA, from the coding sequence ATGGACGCATTCGATGTACTCGTGATCGGTGGTGGCCCGGCGGGCTACGTGGCCGCAATCCGCGCGGCGCAACTCGGCTTCAAAACGGCGTGCGTGGACGCCTTCGAACGAAACGGCAAGGCGTCCCTGGGCGGCACGTGCCTCAACGTCGGCTGCATTCCCAGCAAAGCTATGTTGGACAGCAGCGAGAAATTCGAGATGATCACCCACGAAGCGGACGAACACGGCATCGTCGTCGACGGCGCGCGCGTGGACCTGAACAAGATGCTTGCCCGCAAGGACGCCGTCGTGGACAAGCTCACGGGCGGCATTCAGTTCCTGTTCAAGAAGAACAAGATCAAGAGCTACCACGGGTACGGTCGCCTCGTGCGCCGCGAAGGCGACGCGTGGATCGTGGACGCCGCCGGTGAGGAAGTCAGCGCGAAGAACGTCATCGTCGCGACGGGCAGCAACCCGCGCGCGCTGCCGCTCGCGCCGTTCGGCGGACACATCGTCGAGAACAGCGGCGCGCTCGCCCTCACCGAAGTGCCGCAGCGGCTCGGCGTGATCGGCGCTGGCGTGATCGGCGTGGAGCTCGGCAGCGTCTGGCGCCGCCTGGGCGCGCAGGTCACCGTTCTCGAGGCGCTGCCTGGTTTCCTGCTGCCCGCCGACGACGCGGTCAGCAAGGAAGCCCTCAAGCACCTCAAGAAGCAGGGCCTCGACTTCCACTTCAGCGTGAACGTCAAGGACGTGCAGCAGAGCGACGCGGGCGTCACCGTCACGTACGAGGAGAATGGCCAGAGCGTCACCGCGCAGTTCGACAAGCTCATCGTCTCCATCGGTCGCGTGCCGAACACGCAGGGTCTGGGCGCGCAGGATGTCGGCCTGACGCTCGACGAGCGCGGCTTCGTGAAGATTGACGATCACTATCGCACGAACCTCCCGGGCGTGTATGCCATCGGTGACGTGGTGGGCGGCGCCATGCTCGCCCACAAGGCCGAGGACGAAGGCGTCGCCGTCGCGGAAATCATCGCGGGGCAGGCCGGGCACGTGAACTACGACGCGATCCCCTGGGTGATTTACACCAGCCCGGAAATCGCGTGGGTGGGCCTCACGGAGCAGGGTGCCAAAGCGCAGGGTCTCGAGGTGCGCACCGGGCAGTTCCCGTTCGCCGCGAACGGCCGCGCGCTCGGCCACAACGACTCGCGCGGTTTCGTGAAGGTCGTCGCGGACGCCAAGTCTGACAAGATTCTCGGCGTGCACATGGTGGGCCCGAACGTCAGCGAACTGATCGCCGAGGCCGTGAGTGTCATGGAGTTCGGCGGGAGCGCCGAGGACCTGGCGCGCACCGTGCACGCGCACCCGACGCTCAGCGAGGCCGTCAAGGAAGCGGCGCTCGCGGTGGACAAGCGGGCGCTGCACGCCTAA
- a CDS encoding glucose-1-phosphate thymidylyltransferase: MKAIIPAAGYGTRMRPLTFTRPKPVLNVAGKPIIVHAIETLRAAGITDIGIVVSDLTRPALEQAVEDIAGVTVEFIEQPEMLGLGNAVFMARDWVAGDDVCVYLGDNLFEDGVSAYVNAFHAERPDAVIALVEVENPTAFGVAELDGKRITRLVEKPKNPPSNLAVAGVYCFSSAIFEQLATLKPSARGEYEITDAIQGLIDSGQTVLGQTVVGWWKDTGQPRDLIDANRLLLEKLEERIEGTVEDSRVSGRVCIAPTARVTRCKIVGPAMIGEGVVLEDTYVGPFTTIGANSVVRSSEVEHSIIEQSCVIENVETRLQDCLIGLRAVVRGGRRVPRTLKLTLSDASIVELT, translated from the coding sequence ATGAAGGCCATTATTCCAGCGGCTGGTTACGGGACGCGCATGCGTCCCCTCACTTTTACGCGCCCGAAGCCCGTGCTGAACGTGGCGGGCAAACCGATTATCGTGCACGCCATCGAGACGCTCCGGGCCGCCGGCATCACGGACATCGGCATTGTCGTCTCCGACCTCACGCGACCGGCACTCGAGCAGGCCGTCGAAGACATTGCCGGTGTTACGGTCGAGTTTATTGAGCAGCCGGAGATGCTGGGGCTCGGCAATGCCGTGTTCATGGCGCGCGACTGGGTGGCGGGCGACGACGTGTGCGTATACCTCGGGGACAACCTGTTCGAGGATGGCGTGAGTGCGTACGTGAATGCCTTTCACGCGGAGCGGCCGGACGCGGTCATTGCCCTGGTCGAGGTGGAGAACCCCACAGCGTTCGGGGTGGCAGAACTGGATGGAAAGCGCATTACGCGTCTTGTTGAGAAGCCGAAGAACCCGCCGAGCAATCTGGCGGTGGCGGGCGTGTACTGCTTCTCGAGCGCGATTTTTGAGCAGCTGGCGACGCTGAAGCCTTCGGCGCGCGGTGAGTACGAGATCACGGACGCCATCCAGGGGTTGATTGATTCGGGCCAGACGGTGCTGGGGCAGACGGTCGTGGGGTGGTGGAAGGATACAGGGCAGCCGCGTGACCTGATTGACGCGAACCGCCTGTTGCTGGAGAAGCTGGAGGAGCGGATTGAGGGGACCGTGGAGGACTCGCGCGTGAGCGGGCGGGTGTGCATTGCGCCGACGGCGCGGGTGACGCGCTGCAAGATCGTCGGGCCGGCCATGATTGGCGAGGGCGTGGTGCTGGAGGATACGTATGTGGGGCCGTTCACGACGATCGGCGCGAATTCGGTGGTGCGGAGTTCCGAGGTGGAGCACAGCATCATTGAGCAGTCGTGTGTGATCGAGAACGTGGAGACGCGCCTGCAGGATTGCCTGATTGGGTTGCGGGCGGTGGTGCGTGGTGGGCGCCGGGTGCCGCGGACGCTGAAACTGACGCTGTCGGATGCGAGCATTGTGGAGTTGACCTGA